The Pimelobacter simplex genomic sequence CTGAACAAGAACGAGCAGTCCAAGAAGGACGACGACCCGCTCAACGTCCGCGACCGGATCCTCTACACCTACTCCAAGCGCGGCTTCGACTCCATCGACCCCGCCGACCTGCGCGGCCGCTTCCGCTGGATGGGTCTCTACACCCAGCGCAAGCCCGGCATCGACGGCGGCCGGACCGGTTCGATGGAGGAGGAGGAGCTGGACGACCGCTACTTCATGATGCGGGTCCGCTCCGACGGCAAGCTGCTCTCCGCCGCCGCGGTGCGCACGCTCGGCCAGATCGGCGTCGACTTCGCGCGCGACACCGCCGACGTCACCGACCGCGAGAACATCCAGTACCACTGGATCGAGATCGAGAGCGTCCCGGAGATCTGGGAGCGGCTCGAGGCCGTCGGCCTGCACTCGCTGGAGGCCTGCGGCGACTCGCCCCGCCCCTTCCTCGGCTCGCCGGTCGCCGGCGTGGCCAAGGACGAGATCATCGACGGCACCTCCGCGCTGGAGGAGATCGAGCGCCGGTTCATCGGCAACAAGGACTTCTCGAACTTCCCCCGCAAGTTCAAGACCGCGCTGACCGGTCACCCGAGCCAGGACGTCTCCCCCGAGACCAACGACGTCTCCTTCGTCGGCACCGTGCACCCCGAGCACGGCCCCGGCTTCGACGTCTGGGTCGGCGGCGGTCTGTCGACCAACCCGATGCTCGCCCAGAAGCTCGGCGTGTGGATCCCGCTCGACGAGGTCCCCGACGTGTGGTCCGGCGTGGCCGGCATCTTCCGCGACTACGGCTACCGCCGGCTGCGCTCGCGGGCCCGGCTGAAGTTCCTCGTCGCCGACTGGGGCGTGGAGAAGTTCCGCGAGGTCCTCGAGAACGAGTACCTCGGCAAGAAGCTCGAGACCCTCGCCTCCCCCGGCTCGCCGGTGGGCCACCGCGACCACATCGGCGTGCACGAGCAGAAGGATGGCAAGTTCTACGTCGGCATCGCGCCGACCGCCGGCCGGATCTCCGGGACGCTGCTGGTCCAGCTCGCCGACCTGATCGACGAGTACGGCGTCGCGGGAGCCCGCCTCACGCCGTACCAGAAGCTGGTGCTGATCGGCGTCGACGGCGAGGTCCTCGACGCGCTGCTCGACCGTCTCGACGAGATCGGCCTCAGCGCCCGTCCCTCCGCCTGGCGGCGCAACACGATGGCCTGCACCGGCATCGAGT encodes the following:
- a CDS encoding nitrite/sulfite reductase; the protein is MPDLRFQSQPPRHTEVPRPRRAEGQWAFGYTEPLNKNEQSKKDDDPLNVRDRILYTYSKRGFDSIDPADLRGRFRWMGLYTQRKPGIDGGRTGSMEEEELDDRYFMMRVRSDGKLLSAAAVRTLGQIGVDFARDTADVTDRENIQYHWIEIESVPEIWERLEAVGLHSLEACGDSPRPFLGSPVAGVAKDEIIDGTSALEEIERRFIGNKDFSNFPRKFKTALTGHPSQDVSPETNDVSFVGTVHPEHGPGFDVWVGGGLSTNPMLAQKLGVWIPLDEVPDVWSGVAGIFRDYGYRRLRSRARLKFLVADWGVEKFREVLENEYLGKKLETLASPGSPVGHRDHIGVHEQKDGKFYVGIAPTAGRISGTLLVQLADLIDEYGVAGARLTPYQKLVLIGVDGEVLDALLDRLDEIGLSARPSAWRRNTMACTGIEFCKLAIVDTKNRASDLVDELERRFPELDTPITINVNGCPNACARTQVADFGLKGQLVVDEDGEQVEGFQVHLGGAIGLRANFGRKLRAHKVTSKGLDDYVSTVVRNYLADRTEGEAFDAWVHRADEELLRGEKALESV